From a single Lolium rigidum isolate FL_2022 chromosome 7, APGP_CSIRO_Lrig_0.1, whole genome shotgun sequence genomic region:
- the LOC124672686 gene encoding protein SRC2-like, with the protein MAYRVLEVTLQSAKDLKNVNFMTRMEVYAVATISGDPITRQCTPPDPYGGRNPTWNTTLRFAVPPTVGGGGSGCLHVILRTERSRRDRDVGEVIVPLEEIFAGIGYNRGPRPPQFAAYQIRKLHRAETRGVLYLSYRLSAVFVPLPQAQAPHRWATRASSDEPFVAYPAARPYGHQPYDYMLVPALMPPPPTPRAPGHMLMAPSSPRASSGHMAFQPSPQDPGNMALPPPLPKAYGHLSMPPPQPPIKTSGHATPQKTAGKNNGDPDFGIELSAGLEGDTSGGMMVGDTMSDGAAYNAGYRAAMAREWRRGVY; encoded by the coding sequence ATGGCGTACAGAGTGCTGGAGGTGACCCTACAGTCGGCCAAGGACCTGAAGAACGTGAACTTCATGACGCGCATGGAGGTCTACGCGGTGGCAACCATCTCCGGCGACCCGATCACGCGCCAGTGCACCCCGCCGGACCCCTACGGCGGCCGCAACCCCACCTGGAACACCACGCTCCGCTTCGCCGTCCCGCCCACCGTCgggggcggcggcagcggctgcCTCCACGTCATCCTCCGTACCGAGCGATCCCGAAGGGACCGCGACGTCGGCGAGGTCATCGTCCCGCTCGAGGAGATATTCGCCGGCATCGGCTACAACCGCGGTCCGCGCCCGCCGCAGTTTGCAGCCTACCAGATCCGCAAGCTGCACCGGGCCGAGACCCGCGGCGTGCTGTACCTGTCGTACCGCCTCAGTGCCGTCTTCGTCCCGCTCCCGCAGGCGCAGGCGCCGCACCGGTGGGCGACGAGAGCTTCCTCCGACGAGCCCTTCGTTGCGTACCCAGCGGCGCGGCCTTATGGTCATCAGCCGTACGATTACATGCTAGTCCCGGCgttgatgccgccgccgccaactccACGAGCTCCGGGGCACATGTTAATGGCTCCATCGTCTCCGCGAGCTTCCAGTGGGCATATGGCCTTCCAGCCGTCTCCACAGGATCCTGGAAACATGGCCCTACCGCCGCCGCTTCCAAAAGCTTATGGGCATCTATcgatgccgccgccgcagccgccgatAAAAACTTCTGGGCACGCGACGCCTCAAAAAACTGCCGGAAAGAATAACGGCGACCCGGACTTTGGCATCGAGCTCAGCGCCGGGCTGGAAGGCGACACCAGCGGCGGGATGATGGTCGGCGACACGATGTCCGACGGCGCGGCGTATAATGCCGGGTACAGGGCAGCCATGGCCCGCGAATGGAGAAGGGGCGTGTACTAG